A window of the Nibribacter ruber genome harbors these coding sequences:
- a CDS encoding TonB-dependent receptor, with product MRRILTSLVLFLFTSSVLFAQSTTGRIEGRIQSQKGESLPGISVGLEGTTLGSTTDEEGKFLIKSIPAGNYTMVISGIGYESVKQTISIAAQQVLPVFMRLNTSDFTLAQVEITGSKAGNYLEREGTTATKMEAHLSTVPQSVQVLSRRAMDQLQVVRVEDAMRNVSGVSVETGFGGRTDIFQIRGFRTDQTSIFKNGFRNPARTYRESANVQQIEVMKGPASVLYGVSDPGGLINITTKKPTAYTFQSIQLTGNNFGLVRPSVDLGGTIGEEKNFKYRLNGLYERSESYRDFVKTKRYFVAPSVTYDFSPNTSLSVEAELLNHNQPSDRGIFAVNGKIADVPRSRSLGEPDNYSFYQNRLVQYNLTHRLNDAWSLRHAMNFNYGTETRKLVEQTTLVKNSDRLINRRYQDQYTFDRYFATQNEVYGKFNTGTDIAHRTVAGVEYSSFTLDLNVKRAAYDILDIYNPEYSTKPKPVNGTATSQDYRDRTQNVGFYLQDFITIRQRLNVLLGGRFDIFDYRSEDYFGQDTTTQRNYAFNPRIGLLYEVYGPLSAYANYSTGFQTEVGRTLEGDTFEPLKTQQLEGGIKLGLFQDRLNLTTSYFRIKKSNISAVDPRDVNFRVQVGEILSEGAEVDVTGEILPGLNLIATYSFIDALIKSDGVTTSGTRFQNVSPHNFTFWTTYELQDGLLKGLGIGGGFTSVQSRPGDINDTFRLPGYTKVEATIFYRAKRFNVSVNGKNLTDEYYYDGAQSATGIMPGAPLTVIGTVGFNF from the coding sequence ATGCGCCGCATTCTTACTTCCCTCGTTCTTTTTCTATTCACTTCCTCCGTCCTCTTTGCCCAGTCCACCACGGGCCGCATTGAGGGCCGCATCCAATCCCAGAAAGGCGAATCCCTGCCCGGCATCAGCGTAGGTCTGGAGGGAACCACCTTGGGCAGTACCACCGATGAAGAAGGCAAGTTTCTGATTAAAAGCATTCCGGCCGGCAACTATACGATGGTCATTTCGGGCATTGGTTATGAGTCTGTCAAGCAAACCATTTCTATTGCCGCTCAGCAGGTGCTACCCGTGTTTATGCGCTTGAATACTTCAGACTTCACCTTGGCGCAGGTAGAGATTACCGGTAGCAAAGCGGGCAATTACCTGGAGCGCGAAGGCACCACCGCCACCAAGATGGAAGCCCATTTAAGCACCGTGCCGCAGTCGGTGCAGGTGTTGTCTCGCCGGGCCATGGACCAGTTGCAGGTAGTGCGCGTAGAGGATGCCATGCGTAACGTAAGCGGTGTTTCGGTAGAGACTGGCTTTGGCGGCCGCACGGACATTTTCCAGATTAGAGGCTTTAGAACTGACCAGACCAGCATTTTCAAGAACGGTTTCAGAAACCCGGCCCGTACCTACCGCGAAAGCGCCAACGTGCAGCAGATTGAAGTCATGAAAGGCCCTGCCTCTGTCCTGTATGGCGTGAGCGACCCGGGCGGACTCATCAACATCACCACTAAAAAACCAACGGCCTACACGTTCCAGTCCATCCAATTAACAGGTAATAATTTTGGCCTGGTTAGACCCAGCGTAGATTTAGGTGGCACCATTGGCGAAGAAAAAAACTTTAAATATCGCCTGAATGGTTTGTACGAGCGCAGTGAAAGCTACCGTGATTTTGTGAAGACCAAGCGCTACTTTGTGGCCCCTTCGGTGACGTATGACTTCTCCCCTAACACGTCTTTGAGCGTAGAAGCTGAGCTCCTGAACCACAATCAGCCTTCTGACCGCGGTATTTTTGCCGTGAATGGAAAGATTGCCGACGTGCCTCGTAGCCGCAGCTTGGGCGAGCCCGACAACTATTCTTTCTACCAGAACCGCTTGGTGCAGTACAACCTCACGCACCGCCTGAATGATGCCTGGAGCCTGCGCCACGCCATGAACTTTAATTACGGCACAGAGACCCGCAAACTGGTTGAGCAGACTACGTTGGTGAAGAACTCAGACCGCCTCATTAACCGCCGTTACCAAGATCAGTACACCTTTGACCGCTACTTCGCCACCCAGAACGAGGTATACGGCAAGTTCAATACAGGCACAGACATTGCCCACCGCACCGTGGCCGGCGTGGAGTACAGTTCCTTCACATTGGATTTGAACGTGAAGCGTGCGGCTTATGACATTCTAGACATTTATAACCCAGAGTACAGCACCAAACCCAAGCCCGTTAATGGCACTGCCACCTCACAAGACTACCGTGACCGCACGCAGAACGTTGGCTTTTACCTGCAGGATTTCATCACCATCCGTCAGCGCCTGAACGTGCTACTAGGCGGCCGCTTTGACATCTTTGACTACCGCAGTGAAGACTATTTTGGCCAAGACACCACTACACAACGCAACTATGCTTTTAACCCGCGCATTGGCTTGCTGTATGAGGTCTATGGTCCTTTGTCTGCCTACGCCAACTACTCTACCGGTTTCCAGACTGAGGTTGGTCGTACCTTGGAAGGTGACACCTTTGAGCCTCTAAAAACTCAGCAATTAGAAGGTGGTATCAAACTAGGCTTGTTCCAGGACCGCTTGAACCTGACCACCAGCTACTTCAGAATCAAGAAAAGCAACATCTCTGCCGTAGACCCGCGCGACGTTAACTTTAGAGTACAGGTAGGCGAAATTTTGAGTGAAGGCGCTGAAGTAGACGTAACCGGTGAGATTTTGCCTGGTCTGAACCTGATTGCCACCTACAGCTTTATTGACGCCCTCATAAAGAGCGATGGTGTAACTACCAGCGGCACTCGTTTCCAAAATGTAAGCCCTCATAACTTCACTTTCTGGACTACCTATGAGTTGCAGGATGGCTTGTTGAAAGGCCTGGGCATTGGCGGTGGTTTCACCTCGGTGCAGTCGCGCCCAGGAGACATCAATGACACGTTCAGACTGCCAGGTTATACCAAGGTGGAAGCCACCATCTTCTACCGCGCTAAGCGTTTCAACGTGAGTGTGAACGGCAAGAACCT